From the genome of Globicephala melas chromosome 11, mGloMel1.2, whole genome shotgun sequence, one region includes:
- the LOC115866045 gene encoding histone H1.3, whose product MSETAPVVPAVPAPTEKTPVKKKTKKTGAAAGKRKASGPPVSELITKAVAASKERSGVSLAALKKALAVAGYDVEKNNSRIKLGLKNLVSKGTLVQTKGTGASGSFKFNKKAATGETKPKAKKAGAAKPKKAAGAAKKPKKATGAATPKKAAKKTPKKTKKPGVAAGAKKVAKSPKKAKAAKPKKAAKSPAKAKAPKAKAAKPKATKPKATKAKKAASKKK is encoded by the coding sequence ATGTCGGAGACTGCTCCAGTTGTTCCTGCTGTTCCCGCACCTACAGAGAAAACACCTGTTAAGAAGAAGACGAAGAAAACGGGCGCAGCTGCTGGAAAACGCAAGGCGTCCGGGCCCCCGGTGTCCGAGCTCATCACCAAGGCTGTCGCCGCCTCCAAGGAGCGCAGCGGCGTGTCCTTGGCCGCGCTGAAGAAAGCGCTGGCGGTCGCTGGTTATGACGTGGAGAAGAACAACAGCCGCATCAAGCTGGGTCTTAAGAACTTGGTGAGCAAGGGCACCCTGGTGCAGACCAAGGGCACTGGCGCTTCAGGTTCTTTCAAGTTCAACAAAAAGGCGGCCACCGGGGAAACCAAGCCCAAGGCTAAGAAGGCAGGCGCGGCCAAGCCCAAGAAGGCTGCTGGGGCAGCTAAGAAGCCCAAGAAGGCCACGGGCGCGGCTACCCCCAAGAAGGCCGCTAAGAAGACCCCTAAGAAAACCAAGAAACCGGGGGTGGCTGCTGGGGCCAAGAAGGTGGCCAAGAGCCCGAAAAAGGCGAAGGCAGCCAAGCCGAAGAAGGCGGCTAAGAGTCCGGCCAAGGCCAAGGCCCCCAAAGCCAAGGCAGCCAAGCCTAAAGCTACCAAACCCAAGGCTACAAAGGCGAAGAAGGCGGCCTCCAAGAAGAAGTAA